GTTACGTAGTGCCGTTTGACGGTCGCTTGTCGTTGCGGGATAATTTCAAGTGTTGGTTTCTAGTTTCCCCTAATTCCTAGCAACAATGTCCGAGCCCCACCTGTGCCGACTCTGTGCCGAGACCAAGGAAAACTTCATAGGGATCTACGACGCTGAAGGTCAGAAATTGGAAATCGAATCGAAGATTAAAAAGTGTCTTCAAATAAAGGTACGCTTTTTCATTGGAATGCATATTTCTTTATCCCATTTGTTCTTGACTTCCTCAATAACAGTTTCTATTCCAGTTTCTATTTCAATACATGCTCACCTTGGTTGGATGTTTGCACAGGATGTCCTGTGTGTGCGTAGCAAAGATCATAAAACTCGACTGTATTTCATcgaggaaattttgaaaggcctgttttccttttttctcttagttTATTGTTTCTGTTTTCAATAGGTCCTGATGACGGATGATTTACCGTTATCTGTGTGCATAGACTGCTGCATTCGGTTAGATCAGTCTAACGATTTCTTTGAGAAAACCAACCTGGCTCAAAACTCACTCAGGCAGCTACTAGCTGAAGAAAAGCCAGAACCGCAGATATTACACGTGGATTTGGATTATGATAAGAAAGCTATAGGTTTtccaaaagaagaagaaatcccAGGAGATGGGATAATTGAGTGTCATTTGTCTGAGAGTTATATAAACGACTCCATGGACAATGTTGGCTATTTTAATAGTGAACAAAATAACcttggtgaaaatgaaaatgaaaatgaaaatgacaccAAGATTGAGAATAGGAATGAACAATATGAACCCGAGGAGATTGAAGATTTGGTTGAACAGCGAAGATGTAAACCACAGGTTCAAAATAACTCGCGAGAACAGACTGGAAAAAGACTGAAGCGCAGAACGCCTATGCGAAAAGCGCGTGATTTTGAACTGGGACATGTCTCTGATTTAGATTACGAGTGTAATGATATTGATACAAAAGTCAATATTAAGATACCCGATAATTACATGACCGGTAGGACTCTCCATTGTTACATGATGCTATGCAGTTTCAGAGCTTAGACTATTGTAGGATTGTTCTTGCATTTGTTTATTTCCCATATGTGTTGTCAAGGCACCGACTCTGACATGGAAATGATAGAAGCTGAGGCAGCGGAGCCCTCAAAGCCTGGCCGGAAAAGAGGTGAGGGATTGGATAGATACCCTTGGCTGTGCACGGATTGCAACGATAAGCTTCCAAGTCTTGAGGCACTAGAGAAACACCACGAAACTGTTCATAATCAGAAGGCAAGGTTCATGTGTGTGCAGTGCTGCAAAgtctatgaaaaatattacggGTTTCTCACTCACGTCAAAAGGCACAAAAACAAGTCAAAGTTCAGGTGAATTCTGCAATCAGGAATTTGTCGTACAGTCAGCCCTTGTTTACACatttatttgtaataattatattaatgtGACATGTTTCAGTTGCGAAGATTGTGGTAAGTCTTTTGTTCACAAAAAGGTTTTAGAATCGCACAAAGCCATTCATAGCGAGGAACGTCCTCATGTCTGTCAAACCTGTGGAAAAACCTTCAGACAGCAGAGTGCTCTCTACATACACAGTCGATGTCATTTGCCTGATACAATGAAAAACAGATATCAGTGCGATCAGTGCGATAAAAGGTGAGGAATGTATCGGTTTTGTGAGTAGTTGAAGAGGAGAAAGTACATAACGTGTTTAGTGTTCAATTTCCACAATTCATATCATTTATACCGTTACAGATTTTCAACAAAACCAAACTTGGTCACGCACAAACGCATTCATTCTGGAGTTAGAAATTTTACTTGCGATCAGTGTGGAAAAAGTTTTATACAAAAGGGAAACTTGGAAGCACATTTTCTGACTCACTCCGCTGACAAGCCATATAATTGTTCACTCTGCCCGAAAGCGTGAGTTGACCTATCAAACCAGAATATAGCATTATtgtgagagaataaaaataaaagtcacTTCATCCCAATGTTGTTGTGCTAATGTTGGACAGGTTCAAGACACCACTACAACTGAAAAAGCACGAAACTGTTCATACAGGTGCAAAGCCTCACCAATGCGCGGTCTGCGGGCGCACATTCAGAGAAAAAGGAACACTGAGAGAACATCACAGAATTCATACCGGGGCAATGCCGTTTACTTGCGAATTTTGTGGAAAATGTTTTAGATTCAAAGGAATATTGACGGTTAGTTTTTCCTTCCACTTAGTACCTGAGTCTACGCTATAAAACTTGGGGTACATCATAATCGGTTGGATCGATATCTCTGCAGACACACAGGCGCCAGCACACAGGGGAACGTCCTTACAGTTGCATTGAGTGCCAACACCATTTTACGAATTGGCCAAATTACAACAAACACATGAAACGAAGACACGGGATAAACACGTCGCACACCAAACACTTGCAACAACCCCAGCAAATACAGCAACGGCAACAAAATGATTTACACGATGATGAAATAAACACCGCTCAACACGGAGTACCGAGTTCTGTACAGGTGAGGAAAATAAACATTTGTGTCCAACCGAAGATTGCACGAATCGTCTAAAAATTCAATCCTGTGTTTAGGTGATACAAACCACCCCTAATGTCTCGGAAGCGGAACCGATTGCGCAAACTCTTCCTTCAACAGTGATACAGAATTTCCAGACTCAGGTCCCAGTCACGGTACAGGAGACTGCATTCAGGGATAGAAATACAATGCTGTACAATGCGGTTCCTACAGCCCTGCAAAATTTTCTGCCACCAAACTTACCGTACAATTTTTACAACATAACTAATGCTGGCAATAGTGACATCATTCAACACAGGTAGGTCTACTATAAAATGGTTTACCGAAGACTCGTTGAGTAATCGAAAGAGACGAAATTTTCCCATTTCTAAACTTCTGTAACTCAACGTTACATGATGACTCCTCTTCCCGAGGCTCTTGACGTATCGGTTTACCAGCAACGATATATTCATCGGTATCTGTTCTGCATAATAGGTAATGTGTAAAttgtaagtatatataatGATATCTCACCTTGGTTGTTTTAAATCgagcgatttttattttgagatTTACCACAAGCCTTTTTACCTTGGAGCCGAATTATTGTCTAGTTTTTCTTAGAATTTTCACCgagctgaaaattttatagctTTTTGAATCGTTGTAATAGgttagagataaaaaatgactAGTACACTTTCACGTAGTCACGATCATTTTCTACTCACGTATTGTCGAGGAGATGTCTTTACCTCATACCACCTAACTTCAAAAGTGCACCAccgtttcgtaatttttccatctacTTCTATCGTATGCATTATGTAAACTTTGTTTCTGAACAAAAATTGTCGCAGagattcgaacgaaaatataaatatgtaataattCATATCGTCAGTTCCGTTGAAAAGTGATCAATAAAGGCATTGACATAGATGACATGGTAACATCCGTTTTCTGTGGCTGTAGCGCTGGATTCCCGACAATATTGGGAAAACTAAAGGAACCATAATTATTAACGCAACTGGGAATTCAAATGAGCCAAGGTTAGTTcgtattgaaaatataaattctagTTCATTCAAAATATCTTCACTTACAAAATTATAGACAACTATGCTAGTTATACGTTTAGAAGGCGATttctatttaaaaaatatgtttctACAATAAATATTACTTCGAATCACATCTTCGACACTCTGTAAATCAGCGATAAACCGAAACTGGTTCCATACTAGTATTCGATTTCAATAATCAGCGATCGTCAGATTCCAAAACAGTGCTTCGGTTACCGTAAtgagatgaaaacaaaattgaaacattCCATTTCTACAGAGTCACGATTAATAATCAGTCGGAAAGATCCACGTCTTCCTGACCGTCGAGAAACTCGGAAGTGAAATCCAAGGTTGTACAACGAATTGGACTTGGAGGTTCATCAGAGAACAATATATGCGCCAACCTTCTCTGATCTTGTAACACTTTTGTCTTTGTCCAGTTGGAATCGAGGTACGAAAATACCCGTGTCAAATCAACGTTCGCATATGCACTGCTTTGAAGTTGCTTTTCGACAAATTCCTTCAATGTATTGTAGGCGTGCCTCACATCGGCTGAAAGTTGTGAGACTAGATCTGAAAATAAGACAATCATTTTCAGAATTCAGGTTTTGAGACAACGTTCGTAAATCAAAGCTTTCTT
This region of Athalia rosae chromosome 7, iyAthRosa1.1, whole genome shotgun sequence genomic DNA includes:
- the LOC105683271 gene encoding zinc finger protein 85-like isoform X1 — encoded protein: MSEPHLCRLCAETKENFIGIYDAEGQKLEIESKIKKCLQIKVRFFIGMHISLSHLFLTSSITVSIPVSISIHAHLGWMFAQDVLCVLMTDDLPLSVCIDCCIRLDQSNDFFEKTNLAQNSLRQLLAEEKPEPQILHVDLDYDKKAIGFPKEEEIPGDGIIECHLSESYINDSMDNVGYFNSEQNNLGENENENENDTKIENRNEQYEPEEIEDLVEQRRCKPQVQNNSREQTGKRLKRRTPMRKARDFELGHVSDLDYECNDIDTKVNIKIPDNYMTGTDSDMEMIEAEAAEPSKPGRKRGEGLDRYPWLCTDCNDKLPSLEALEKHHETVHNQKARFMCVQCCKVYEKYYGFLTHVKRHKNKSKFSCEDCGKSFVHKKVLESHKAIHSEERPHVCQTCGKTFRQQSALYIHSRCHLPDTMKNRYQCDQCDKRFSTKPNLVTHKRIHSGVRNFTCDQCGKSFIQKGNLEAHFLTHSADKPYNCSLCPKAFKTPLQLKKHETVHTGAKPHQCAVCGRTFREKGTLREHHRIHTGAMPFTCEFCGKCFRFKGILTTHRRQHTGERPYSCIECQHHFTNWPNYNKHMKRRHGINTSHTKHLQQPQQIQQRQQNDLHDDEINTAQHGVPSSVQVIQTTPNVSEAEPIAQTLPSTVIQNFQTQVPVTVQETAFRDRNTMLYNAVPTALQNFLPPNLPYNFYNITNAGNSDIIQHR
- the LOC105683271 gene encoding zinc finger protein 85-like isoform X2: MSEPHLCRLCAETKENFIGIYDAEGQKLEIESKIKKCLQIKVLMTDDLPLSVCIDCCIRLDQSNDFFEKTNLAQNSLRQLLAEEKPEPQILHVDLDYDKKAIGFPKEEEIPGDGIIECHLSESYINDSMDNVGYFNSEQNNLGENENENENDTKIENRNEQYEPEEIEDLVEQRRCKPQVQNNSREQTGKRLKRRTPMRKARDFELGHVSDLDYECNDIDTKVNIKIPDNYMTGTDSDMEMIEAEAAEPSKPGRKRGEGLDRYPWLCTDCNDKLPSLEALEKHHETVHNQKARFMCVQCCKVYEKYYGFLTHVKRHKNKSKFSCEDCGKSFVHKKVLESHKAIHSEERPHVCQTCGKTFRQQSALYIHSRCHLPDTMKNRYQCDQCDKRFSTKPNLVTHKRIHSGVRNFTCDQCGKSFIQKGNLEAHFLTHSADKPYNCSLCPKAFKTPLQLKKHETVHTGAKPHQCAVCGRTFREKGTLREHHRIHTGAMPFTCEFCGKCFRFKGILTTHRRQHTGERPYSCIECQHHFTNWPNYNKHMKRRHGINTSHTKHLQQPQQIQQRQQNDLHDDEINTAQHGVPSSVQVIQTTPNVSEAEPIAQTLPSTVIQNFQTQVPVTVQETAFRDRNTMLYNAVPTALQNFLPPNLPYNFYNITNAGNSDIIQHR
- the LOC105683271 gene encoding zinc finger protein 418-like isoform X3 → MFAQDVLCVLMTDDLPLSVCIDCCIRLDQSNDFFEKTNLAQNSLRQLLAEEKPEPQILHVDLDYDKKAIGFPKEEEIPGDGIIECHLSESYINDSMDNVGYFNSEQNNLGENENENENDTKIENRNEQYEPEEIEDLVEQRRCKPQVQNNSREQTGKRLKRRTPMRKARDFELGHVSDLDYECNDIDTKVNIKIPDNYMTGTDSDMEMIEAEAAEPSKPGRKRGEGLDRYPWLCTDCNDKLPSLEALEKHHETVHNQKARFMCVQCCKVYEKYYGFLTHVKRHKNKSKFSCEDCGKSFVHKKVLESHKAIHSEERPHVCQTCGKTFRQQSALYIHSRCHLPDTMKNRYQCDQCDKRFSTKPNLVTHKRIHSGVRNFTCDQCGKSFIQKGNLEAHFLTHSADKPYNCSLCPKAFKTPLQLKKHETVHTGAKPHQCAVCGRTFREKGTLREHHRIHTGAMPFTCEFCGKCFRFKGILTTHRRQHTGERPYSCIECQHHFTNWPNYNKHMKRRHGINTSHTKHLQQPQQIQQRQQNDLHDDEINTAQHGVPSSVQVIQTTPNVSEAEPIAQTLPSTVIQNFQTQVPVTVQETAFRDRNTMLYNAVPTALQNFLPPNLPYNFYNITNAGNSDIIQHR